GCTACAAATTCGAGAATCAGTATTGAGGTTAGTCCAATTGTCAGGTTTATTATTCTTTCTCTTGTAAATCTCCAACCAGTTACTCCGTCTTTTAGATCTTTAATTGTCATTTCAATATTTTATTTGCAAAATGAATATTCGTAAGTCATTGCATGAAGTTTGCCCCGAAGTATGAACTCATGGAGCCCAACGGTTTTCGGCTTGGCGATGTGGCGGATTTTTAGCACAAAAGTTCAATAGAATTGCTGCTGTTGAACCTTGCACAAATGTTTCATAGAAGCACTTCAACCACCATATTGCCAAACCGATGTTGAACTAAACCTTCGGTAGTTTTTGGCATGGTATTGATTGATATACAAGATTTAAACCAACTAAATTTTGTAATTATGACACCAAAAAAAACTTGTCCCGTCAAAGCGGGAAGCCCGAAGAGCTAAGGCAAAATACCCTTATAGCTCAAGCAGACAATGAAATTAAGGGATTCAGAGAGTTGAACCAAAAGTTTGAGAAAAAACTTTCGATACTTGGTCTAAGTCGGAGTACTTATCTCAATTATATCAGGCACTTAGCTAAATTGTCCCTTCATTTTAAATGCTTACCAACCGAACTTGACGAAGACCAACTGACAGACTATCTAAATCTGGTACAACAAGAACATAACACACCCTCTGAAAGCTATTTTAAATTTACAATTTACGGGCTGAGGCTGCTCTTCAAAATTGAAGGCATCAAGCCGATAGACATGGGCTTGCCGAGCATAAAGAAAGACAAGAAGTTGCCTGTAGTGCTGAGCAAAGAAGAAATGTGGAGACTGCTACAAGCACCTGATTTACTGAAACATAAGATACTGATAGGGCTACTTTACGGCTGCGGTTTACGTTGTTTTGAGTCTCGTAATGTTCGGCTCAGAGACTTAGATTTTGACCGAAAAATGCTTCATGTTTACCAAGGCAAAGGAAAGAAAGACAGATATGTGCCATTGAGCGAGCATCTGATCAGAGGCTTGAAGAAATACATCTCAGCTGAAAAACCTGAAGATTGGCTATTTAATGGTCAGCCACTTGAGAATCGAAAAGGGGGAGATTTTGACTCCAGATATTCACAAAAAGGGGTTCAATGGGCAGTGGCTCAAGCAGCCAAAAAAGCAGACATAAGCAAACACGTAAACGTACACACGCTCAGACATACCTATGCTACTCATTTGCTCGAAGATGGTACTGATATCGTAACCCTGAAAGGATTGCTGGGTCACGAAAGCATAGAGACCACAATGATTTATCTGCATGTAGCCCAAAGTGGCAGAGTAAAGCCTTTTAGTCCATTGGACACACTGTTTGCTGCATGTCAACCCAAAAGGTAGAAGCCTGCACTGAGCGAAGTCGAAGTGTAGCTGATGTACTCAATCAACTGGGCGAAAATATTGAGCATATTGGTTTAAATACTTGGCAGTTACGCACCCTATCAGCCATAAAGCGTTGCCGTACAGCAGCCTTGGGTGGTCATATTGATGCTTGTGATAGCTGTGGCAATATCAGCATCAGTTACAACTCGTGTAGGAACCGCCACTGCCCTAAATGCCAAGGTGAAAAGCGAGAAGAATGGATACAGGCAAGAGAAGCCGAGTTATTGCCAGTGCCTTATTTTCATGTTGTTTTCACTTTGCCCAGTGAGCTAAATTCTTTGGTTATGCATGAGCCCAGAGTGTTGTATGACGCCCTTTTTGCGGCAACATGGCAGACAGTGGCAGTTTTTGCGAAGGACGAAAAACATCTTAATGCACAGGCCGGAATGATAGCGGTGTTACACACGTGGGGACAGAATCTGAGTCTTCATCCGCACCTGCATTGCATAGTGCCGGGTGGTGGGGTTGATGCCAAAGGACGCTGGCGAAAAGCACGATTGAAAGGTAAATTCCTGTTTCCTGTAAAAGCCATGAGTGTGGTATTCAGGGCAAAATATCTGTCTGAACTCAGACACAGACTAAAAGAAAAAGTACCCCAAACACTGCTTAACGAACTCTATAAAAAATCGTGGGTGGTGTATGCCAAGCGTCCGTTTGGTAGCCCGAAATTGGTAGTGGAATATCTGGGCAGATACACGCACAAGGTGGCAATTAGCAATCACCGCATCAAAAGTGTGGATGGCAAGACTGTTACTTTTACTTATAAAGACTACAAAACTGGTGCTCAGGTAAAGGAAATGACGCTTAGTCTTGAGGAATTTACCAGAAGATTTAGCCAGCATATCTTGCCCAGAGGCTTTGTACGCATACGTCACTATGGCATATTAAGCAGTACTTGGAAGCGATCCAGACTACCAGAATTGCAGCAAAAACTTGGACAAAAGCAAACCGAAGCCAAAGGGAAAACTCAAAGAGTAAGACCCTGTAAATGTTGCAAAACGGGTAGTTTGCGAACGATACTGAGCTTTGATCAGCGAGGGCCACCAGAGTTTTATAAGGACCTGTGGTATAAGTTAATCCAACCAGTTCTAGCATGAGCGTGGGTAGGGGAAGGTATGTTCTAGAAGTTAAGAATTAGCTAGAAAAGGTAATAGAAACATCAAATACACACACAAAACTTCAAAAATCAGCGGGAAACTGCTCGAGAAACTCATAAAGCAGCAGACGAAAACCCCATAGGTAAAAACTACCGAAGATTAAGTTCAACATTGGCTTCATTCTGGGCATTGCATGCCGAACGAAGCCTTATTTGTTGGTGGCTGTTATTTTTCATTCATTTGCTCATTCAATAATTTTAGTTTTTCTATTACATTTTGTTCATTGCAATGTAATTTTAATGCTCCACGTCTGTCTGCATCACTGTTATGTTGATTCCATAGTTTACTCCCAATTTCGTCTTCAAGAAGTTGTCCTTCCATAAAATCTATATCGTAGTAATTGATTTTCCGTTCCTTCATTATGGATAAATAACTCAACTTTAAATAATGCTTGAATTGAAATTCTTTTAGTGTCCATTTTTTTACTAAATGCTTGTTTTTATTAAAATTGAAATCCAAAGTGTCAATATCCAAATAAAAGTCGTTTGTTCTCAATTCTCTAATAAGACCTTTTTGTTCGTCTGAACTTGCAAACTGATAAGAATAAACAGGTAACAATCTAATCTTTTCGACACGGGTAACTTGTTTTAAAGTATCTTCAAAGGTAAGTTCAATAAATGAAAATCCTTCAGCATAAAAATTGTCGAAGTTGTTACCATAATTGAATACTTGAACACTTTGTCCTGTGTAAAGGTTGAGCTTCGGGTCAATAGTTTGTTTAGTTACTATGTGAAATTTAGGTAAAAGTTCTTGATAAGCAATATTTGTCTGTTGCTCTGCAATTTTGTTTGCTTTTATAGAAACAACAATTGCCATAATAGCCAAGCAAGTTGCAGTTATTGTCTCTACAAAAATTTTATTTTTCTCTAAAAATGTCCGCAGTTTTTCGATTTTTAGCATTGTCTTTTATTCTGACTAACGTTTTTTATTCACACTGATAATCAATTAGTTGCCAATTGTATTTCCTCATTAGTCAGTCCAAATTTATCAATTTGTTTTTGGATTCTTTTGACCAAGCCAAGTTTTCTTTTTTGATCTAAGAATAAATAACCTTCGGGGTTAATATATCTGGTTCCTTTTGTTACCATATTCCAAACTATTACTGCCAATTTTCGAGCAGTTGCACTAATAGCTGACACTCTTCCCTTTTTGAAGTTTATTCTTTGGAAGAAATCTCTTAGTGGAGTGGAGTCTTTCAGATTCCCTATGGCATTGGCGGCATTTCTTAGAGCAATTTTTAAGCGATTACTTCCTTTTGGTACTTTGCTCGAAATTATTTTGCCACCAGTTTTTTTATTGTTTGGAGCTAGCCGTAGCCAGCTGGCAAACTGTTTGGCGGTTTGAAACTTTTTTATGCCCTCTAAACCCACTTCGCTGATTAAATGCAGGATTGTTCCATGAGAAAAACCTTCGATTTCCATCAGGTCCACTCCTTCAAAATATTGGTAACCGACGATGTTTAAATCTATATTTTTGGTGTGTTTTTATTGATTCTTTTATGCGATTTTTTATCAATATAATGTTGCCTTTTATTGTCGTCTTGATCTATTATCTTACTCAGCATTTTTTCTATTTCTGTATCGCAAGCTGTTATTTTTGTTTGAATGATTTTATACATATCAAGCTCTTGTTGTAGGGCAAATAAATAATCCATTCTCCCATTGGTTTCTAAAGCTTTAGCTATCTCGGCTTCTGATTTTCTACAGTTTCCGTGTCTGAGTTCGGCCAGTTTTTTCAGGTTTTGTTTCGCCTTTGCAAATAGCCTCAATAATTGCCAATCCAGTAAGGCTTTTTGAATCCAGGCACAATCTTGAATGTCAGTTTTACGACCTTTGATGTTTTTTGTAAACTTACCATTGCAAAGGATTACCTGAAAACCATGAGCCAAAAGAACAGCATAAAGTGCTTGCCAATAAGCACCTGTACTTTCCATGGCCACTGAGGTGATGTTATGTTTTTTCAAATGCATGCAGATGGCCACTAGGTCATCGGCATATACGCCAAATTCTTGTACATCAGAGAGTTCTTGGCCTACTGCCACGAAATGCGAGCGGCTGCCGATGTCGATCCCTGCACAATTGGGATTAATGATTTCAAAAGATGATTTTGCCATTTTTTAACCTATTAAGATTTGAAAAATGACTCAAAGGGAATGTATATTTACAGTCGAAAATTATTCTGAACGGGCTCTTGAGGCACCACTGAATTTATCACCAAGTCCCGACCGAGAATCGGGACTTTTTACATTCCTATCAGAATGACGCACGGGCTTTTGATGCACCAATGCTTAAAAGGATATCGCAATGAGTCAAGGCTAATTTACAAGATTTTTCGGACTTCGACGGCTCACGTTAGCACGAGAATTTATTTCTTTTGGGAAAATGGGGAATTACTGCTAACGGTTGGCGGTATGGTTAGTTGCCGATTTCGAAGCACTTTCCTATCAAGTTACAACTACTTTTGATACGAGCTGTGCCGCTCGAATACCCACTGCACCGGCAATTAACTATACCGCGTGTTGGCAACTGGTGTTCATTCATATCCGTCTGTTTTTCATTTATTTAGCTTTATTTTCTTGTCATTGTCAACCTGCACCAACCTATCTGCGAAGCACAAATTTATTTTATTTTTTTGAGCGTGGGCAATCCTAAAACCGTCCTGAAAGGCGGTTACTCGGGCTGGAGAGGCGGAAGCTCTTTTGCAAGCCTTTGGCTTTAGCGTTGGCTCGTGTGGGCTTGCAAATGTGCTTACGACTGTGCGTCGGCTCAATCTTTTGTAAAGAAGTCTGCCATTAGTTCTGCTTGTTTTAAAACTGTTTCAATTGCTTTTGCTTGTTTGTCTGGTGGATAACCCCACTTTGTCAATGTCCGCTTAACAATTACCATTAATCTTGCTCTTGCACTTTCTCTAATAGTCCAGTCAATAGTTGCGTTAGCTCTTACTTTGTCCGTAATTTCTCTTGCAATTTCTTTGAGTTGGTCGTCACCCAAAACCATTACTGCACTATCATTTACTTCTAAAGCATTGTAAAAAGCAACTTCATCTTTTGTCAGACCAAGTCGTTCACCTTCTTTGTCGGCTTCTTTAATCTCCTTTGCAATGTTGATGAGTTCTTGAATAATTTCTGCTGTTGTCAGCAAGTTGTTCTGGTAGCGTTTTATTGCACCTTCCAACATTTCTAAAAGTTTTTTACTCTTTACTAAATTGGTTTTAGAACGTGTTTTTATTTCGTCATTCAATAATTTCTTTAAAAGTTCTAATGCCAAATTTTGGTGCTTCATTCCTTTTACTTCCAAAAGAAATTCATCTGAAAGCACTTCTAAACCAGATATTTCGGGTTTGTCAATACCTGCTGCTTCAAAAATATCTATTACTTTGTCTGAACTTAATGCTTCATCAACTATTTGTTTGATGGCTGTTTCTATTTCAATATCTGATTTGCCTGTTCCTGTTCCTTCAAATTTTACAAGCCTTGCTTTTACTGCTTGAAAAAATGCAATGTCATCTTTAATTTCCATTGCTCTTTCGTGCGGAATAGATAAAGCAAAGGCTTGACTTAACAATGTTACTTCCCTTATGAAACGAGTTTTGCCATCTTCTAAACCCAAAATATGTTCTTCTGATTGAAGAATAATTGACATTTTCTCCTTTGGTTCAACATTAAAAAACCTCTTATAGTTAAATCTAAAACTGTTTGCATAATATGCTTCGGGTTCTTCGGCAACAATATCTTTTTGTGTTTTAGCTTCTTCATTGAAAAACTGTTGAACTACTTCATATTTTTCATTCATCAAGGCAATTGCTTTTTCTAAATCTAACGTAGGTTCGCCTTTACCACCTGAATCCGAATAAAAAGACAATGCTTTTTTTAAGTCATTTGCAATTCCCAAATAGTCAACAATTAAACCGCCTGGCTTGTCTTTAAAAACACGGTTTACCCTAGCTATGGCTTGCATTAAGTTGTGTCCTCTCATTGGTTTGTCAATGTAGAGCGTATGCAAACAAGGAGCGTCGAAACCAGTCAACCACATATCACGAACTATAACCAAACGCAACGGGTCGGCTGGGTCTTTCATTCGTTCTGCTAAATTTTTACGCTGTTGCTTTGTAGTGTTATGGCGTTGCATTTCGGGGCCATCAGCACTATTTGAAGTCATTACAACCTTAATTGCTCCCTTGTTTAAATCATCATCGTGCCATTCGGGTCTTAATGCAATAATTTCTTTGTATAAATCGGCTGCAATTCTGCGGCTCATTGCTACAATCATACCTTTGCCATCAAATACTTTTTGGCGTTGTTCCGAATGGGTTACAATGTCTTTCGCTAAATTTTTTATACGTTCCTCATTTCCAACAATAGCCTCCAATTTTGTGTATTTGGCTTTTGCTTTTTGCTGGTCTGTTATTTCTTCGTCCTGTTCAAGTTCTACATCAAATTCTTCAATTAAGCGTTTGCCTTCTTCATCCAAATTCACTTTTGCCAAACGGCTTTCGTAATAAATGCGAACTGTTGCTCCATCGGCAACCGATTGTGATATATCATACACATCTACATATTGCCCGAAAACTTGGGGAGTATTTACATCCGTGCCCTCGATAGGTGTTCCTGTAAAACCAATATAAGTTGCATTTGGTAAAGCATCTCGCATATATTTGGCAAAGCCATACGCAATGCGTTTTCCTATACTCTCTTTAGTTTCCTTATCTTTTACTTCTTTGATTGATGCTTCAAAACCGTACTGCGTTCTGTGTGCTTCATCTGCAATTACAACTATGTTTCTACGTTCCGAAAGCTGGTCGTAAACCGATTTTTGGTCTTCGGGTAAAAACTTCTGAATGGTAGCAAACACAATTCCACCGCTTGCCACTTTTAACAATTCCTTTAAATGTTCTCTGTTTTCTGCTTGAACAGGTTCTTGCCTTAGTAATTGTTTGGAATTTGCAAACGTGTCAAATAACTGGTCGTCCAAATCGTTACGGTCGGTAATGACTACAATTGTTGGGTTTTGCATTTCGGGTGATGTTATCAATTTGCCCGAATAGAAAACCATACTTAAGCTTTTACCAGAACCTTGTGTATGCCAAACGACACCGCCTTTTTTGTCACCTTTTGCTCCCGAGGCAATAATAGATGATTGAACGGCTTTGTTTACTGCATAATATTGATGATATGCGGCTAATTTCTTAACTGTTTCAATTTGTGTGATGCCAGTTTTAGTATCTTCCTTTTTACTTTTTTCAAACACAATGAAATTGCGAACTAAATCTAGGAGGGTGACAGGGTTCAGCATTCCTTTTAAAAGAATTTCTAATTGAGGAATAAACCGTGATGCTTCCTTTTGGCCATCGGCTGTTTTCCATGTCATAAAACGGCTGTAACCAGCTGAAACACTACCCGCCTTACATTCCATTCCGTCAGATATTACACAAATAGCGTTGTAAGTAAATAAACTTGGAATGGTGGATTTGTATGTTTGCAATTGGTCAAATGCTTTACGCATGGTAGCGTTTTCATCTGCTGCATTTTTTAGTTCGATTACAACTAATGGCATTCCGTTTACAAACAGCAATATATCAGGTCGTTTGTTTTGATTTTTTTCAACAATGGTGTATTGATTAACACACAAAAATTCATTGTTCAACGGATTTTCAAAATCAATCAAAGCAACTTCATAACTACGTTCAAAACCATCTTGTTGATAAGGAATTTTTACTTTCTCTACTAATAGTTGATGAAAGGATTCATTATTGTGCAAAAGTTCTGGTGTATATATTCTAATTACTTTCTGAACAGCCTGTTCTTGAGCATCTTTAGGAATTCTTGGATTAATTTTATAAATGGATTCACGTAAACGGTTTAGCAGTATTATTTGCTCAAAATTCTCTCTTTCTGTTTGCTCCGCTCCAGGTGCTATTAGAAGACCGTGAATATAATTCCACCCAATTGATTGAAGTAATTCAATTGAGAATTTTTCTATGTTATCTTCAGTTATTGGTTTCATCACTATTACTATATGAACTTAGTTCTGTTTTGTAGGCATTTATATCACAGTTAAAAAGAATTTCACTGGCTGTAAATGAATAAACAGCCATATTAAAATCACCAAACTCATCATCCCAAAATTCGTTAAACTCATTATTATCAGAATACTTTATATCCTTCTCGCTTTCTGCAAGTGGATTATCTGTTTCAAACGCTTCAATTAAGAAACTGCAAACGGTTTCCGTTGAGAAAATTAAAAAATCGCCTGTTAAACTATTTACAACTGTTGATTTGCTCTTTAACTCTTCAAGTGTTCTACCATGAGATGTTTTTCCTATTTCATTTCTAAAATTGCCCATCTGTTGTCCAATATTGGAAATTGCTGTTCCAATCTGTCTTATTGAATTTGATGGCGAATAACCTAAGCATCCAAAAGATAAACCGATTAATTTACCTACAGATTCTGTCCCTTCTAATGGCTGTCCTCTTTGTTTACAAATTTCTTTTGCAATGCTCTCAAGCAAGGATTTTGAATTTTCAATTGAAATAGAAAAGTCAGTATTCTTAAATCCTTCAATCCGTTCAACATACTCGCTCAACGGAGACCACCTGCTATATTGTTGTATAAGAGTTTTAAGCCGTTCCATTATTTATCTATATCATTGATTTTTGAAATAACGCAGAGCAACCTTTAAAAATTAAATTTTGAATTTGATTTTCAATTTCAATTTTGTTATAGTAAACCTCAACAATGCTAGAAAACATTTCCTGAATTTCGAGACTTGGCAATTTTACTAAAGTCCCTAAAATTTGGTCAGGTGAAAGATTTGATTGACCGCCTGAACCTCTTGCAATTTTAACAAAATACTCTTGCATATATTCAGTTGAAAGTAAGAATGAAATATAGTTTAAAGAAGCAATTTTTTGTCCTTCTTTTAAACGAAGTATGCCAACACGTTGATTTAAATAGTAATCTTCGGACTCTCTAAATAATGCCACTTTCCCCACCCAACTATCCATACCACCTTCAAATCTATTGCCTGTCATTGTGATTAATAAATCATTGTATTCGATTTTATAATCCTTATACTTTATTGCATTTTCATCAGAGATATAATCCAAAGTATCAAGGACTAACTTGTTAGCTTTTACATTCTTAATTTTTATGACTGGATAGCCTTCAGTTGTGAATTCTGTTCCTTTAATCGCACCTCCCCCTTTTAATGTTAAAAAATCACCAAGTTTATATTCTTTATGTTCTAATTTTCCGAATGATGAGAATTTTTGAATTAAAGCATTTATTTCTATTGCTGTTGAATTACTTGATGAAGTCAAATCTGGCAATGTGTTTTTTACTTCTTCTAATTCAATATTTAGTTCCTCCTCGTTAAACTCAATTTCTGCTACACCTACATAATTTCCGGGAATAAGAGAATAATCATTATCTTTTATTTCACTTGAACTAACAGATTTGCAAAATCCGCTAATATCTTCATATCCTTCATTGCTTTCCCATTTTTTGAATATGCTTTTTAAGTAATTAATATTTTCATCGTTAAATGTTCTTAATTTCTTTCCAGTAAGTTTTCCGAGCTTTCTAGCATCTATCAAAAGTATATCATCTCGCTTTTTGGCCTTTGAAATAAACCATAAGCAAGCCGGAATTTGGGTTGAGTAGAATAATTTGTCAGGTAATGAAATTATACATTCAACTAAGTTATTTTCAATAAACTCTTGTCTGATTTTACCTTCATTGGAAGTGTTGGAGGACAATGAACCATTTGAAAGTACTATACCAGCTCTACCAGTTGGAGCAAGATGAAATAGCATGTGCTGAACCCAAGCAAAGTTTGCATTTGAAACTGGTGGTACTCCATATTTCCATCTTGAATCACTTTGCAATAGATTGCCACTCCAATCGCTATCGTTAAAAGGTGGATTTGCTAAAATATAATCAGCTTTCAAATCTTTATGAGCATCATTTAAAAAAGAACCTTCATTGTTCCATTTAATATTACTGCCATCAATGCCTCTAATAGCTAAATTCATTTTAGCTAATCTCCAAGTTGTCTGATTACTTTCTTGACCGAAAATTGATATTCTGTCAGCAAGATTTAGTTGTAATGAATTTGATTTTTTATTCTTATAATGGTCTTGATGTGATAGAATGAATTTTTCACTTTGAACAAACATTCCACCGCTACCACAACAAG
The sequence above is a segment of the Cytophagaceae bacterium genome. Coding sequences within it:
- a CDS encoding tyrosine-type recombinase/integrase, producing MAQADNEIKGFRELNQKFEKKLSILGLSRSTYLNYIRHLAKLSLHFKCLPTELDEDQLTDYLNLVQQEHNTPSESYFKFTIYGLRLLFKIEGIKPIDMGLPSIKKDKKLPVVLSKEEMWRLLQAPDLLKHKILIGLLYGCGLRCFESRNVRLRDLDFDRKMLHVYQGKGKKDRYVPLSEHLIRGLKKYISAEKPEDWLFNGQPLENRKGGDFDSRYSQKGVQWAVAQAAKKADISKHVNVHTLRHTYATHLLEDGTDIVTLKGLLGHESIETTMIYLHVAQSGRVKPFSPLDTLFAACQPKR
- a CDS encoding IS91 family transposase: MSTQKVEACTERSRSVADVLNQLGENIEHIGLNTWQLRTLSAIKRCRTAALGGHIDACDSCGNISISYNSCRNRHCPKCQGEKREEWIQAREAELLPVPYFHVVFTLPSELNSLVMHEPRVLYDALFAATWQTVAVFAKDEKHLNAQAGMIAVLHTWGQNLSLHPHLHCIVPGGGVDAKGRWRKARLKGKFLFPVKAMSVVFRAKYLSELRHRLKEKVPQTLLNELYKKSWVVYAKRPFGSPKLVVEYLGRYTHKVAISNHRIKSVDGKTVTFTYKDYKTGAQVKEMTLSLEEFTRRFSQHILPRGFVRIRHYGILSSTWKRSRLPELQQKLGQKQTEAKGKTQRVRPCKCCKTGSLRTILSFDQRGPPEFYKDLWYKLIQPVLA
- a CDS encoding type I restriction endonuclease subunit R; translated protein: MKPITEDNIEKFSIELLQSIGWNYIHGLLIAPGAEQTERENFEQIILLNRLRESIYKINPRIPKDAQEQAVQKVIRIYTPELLHNNESFHQLLVEKVKIPYQQDGFERSYEVALIDFENPLNNEFLCVNQYTIVEKNQNKRPDILLFVNGMPLVVIELKNAADENATMRKAFDQLQTYKSTIPSLFTYNAICVISDGMECKAGSVSAGYSRFMTWKTADGQKEASRFIPQLEILLKGMLNPVTLLDLVRNFIVFEKSKKEDTKTGITQIETVKKLAAYHQYYAVNKAVQSSIIASGAKGDKKGGVVWHTQGSGKSLSMVFYSGKLITSPEMQNPTIVVITDRNDLDDQLFDTFANSKQLLRQEPVQAENREHLKELLKVASGGIVFATIQKFLPEDQKSVYDQLSERRNIVVIADEAHRTQYGFEASIKEVKDKETKESIGKRIAYGFAKYMRDALPNATYIGFTGTPIEGTDVNTPQVFGQYVDVYDISQSVADGATVRIYYESRLAKVNLDEEGKRLIEEFDVELEQDEEITDQQKAKAKYTKLEAIVGNEERIKNLAKDIVTHSEQRQKVFDGKGMIVAMSRRIAADLYKEIIALRPEWHDDDLNKGAIKVVMTSNSADGPEMQRHNTTKQQRKNLAERMKDPADPLRLVIVRDMWLTGFDAPCLHTLYIDKPMRGHNLMQAIARVNRVFKDKPGGLIVDYLGIANDLKKALSFYSDSGGKGEPTLDLEKAIALMNEKYEVVQQFFNEEAKTQKDIVAEEPEAYYANSFRFNYKRFFNVEPKEKMSIILQSEEHILGLEDGKTRFIREVTLLSQAFALSIPHERAMEIKDDIAFFQAVKARLVKFEGTGTGKSDIEIETAIKQIVDEALSSDKVIDIFEAAGIDKPEISGLEVLSDEFLLEVKGMKHQNLALELLKKLLNDEIKTRSKTNLVKSKKLLEMLEGAIKRYQNNLLTTAEIIQELINIAKEIKEADKEGERLGLTKDEVAFYNALEVNDSAVMVLGDDQLKEIAREITDKVRANATIDWTIRESARARLMVIVKRTLTKWGYPPDKQAKAIETVLKQAELMADFFTKD
- a CDS encoding abortive infection family protein, producing the protein MERLKTLIQQYSRWSPLSEYVERIEGFKNTDFSISIENSKSLLESIAKEICKQRGQPLEGTESVGKLIGLSFGCLGYSPSNSIRQIGTAISNIGQQMGNFRNEIGKTSHGRTLEELKSKSTVVNSLTGDFLIFSTETVCSFLIEAFETDNPLAESEKDIKYSDNNEFNEFWDDEFGDFNMAVYSFTASEILFNCDINAYKTELSSYSNSDETNN
- a CDS encoding N-6 DNA methylase is translated as MAKNSKTEQEEPLEKKLWKAADKLRKNMDAAEYKHVVLGLIFLKYISDAFEELYQQLLSQKADGADAEDKNEYLAEKVFFVPATARWSYIQGRATLPTIGKDIDDAMDAIEKDNTSLKGVLPKVFAQEKLDKSSLGGLINLIGTATLGTKEAQSKDLLGKVYEYFLGEFALAEGKKGGQFYTPSSVVKLLVEIIEPFEGRVFDPCCGSGGMFVQSEKFILSHQDHYKNKKSNSLQLNLADRISIFGQESNQTTWRLAKMNLAIRGIDGSNIKWNNEGSFLNDAHKDLKADYILANPPFNDSDWSGNLLQSDSRWKYGVPPVSNANFAWVQHMLFHLAPTGRAGIVLSNGSLSSNTSNEGKIRQEFIENNLVECIISLPDKLFYSTQIPACLWFISKAKKRDDILLIDARKLGKLTGKKLRTFNDENINYLKSIFKKWESNEGYEDISGFCKSVSSSEIKDNDYSLIPGNYVGVAEIEFNEEELNIELEEVKNTLPDLTSSSNSTAIEINALIQKFSSFGKLEHKEYKLGDFLTLKGGGAIKGTEFTTEGYPVIKIKNVKANKLVLDTLDYISDENAIKYKDYKIEYNDLLITMTGNRFEGGMDSWVGKVALFRESEDYYLNQRVGILRLKEGQKIASLNYISFLLSTEYMQEYFVKIARGSGGQSNLSPDQILGTLVKLPSLEIQEMFSSIVEVYYNKIEIENQIQNLIFKGCSALFQKSMI